CTGTTTGTTTGTTCAATTAGTGAACTGTAAGGCTTGATTTTTGCAAATAAGTAGCATTATTTACTTTAGCTAGCACTAAATTAGAATTTTCTAGTGTTTTGGTCATGCTTGATTAGTTATTTCGGGTTCATCAAGTGTGCAATCCTCAAATTCTTTGGAGACAACGAGGAAgtcaatttctcaatgttgataTGGTTTAAATGGTTGTAAGtagtttattttctttcctGTCGTGAAGAATATAACATTGTTTTTGCACATACAGATTTTTGCATGCATTAGATCACTCTTACATGAGATGTTCTGACAGCAATCAATGATTGTAACTGCAGTTTCCCAAGTAGAGCATGGAGTCTATCATTTGCTTGATGCCACCAATGCTCAAATTACAGTTGTAGTAGATTGTGAAGGTCTATCTCCATTGAAAATTCCCATGCAAGTTATGAGGACTTGTTCTTCTCTTTTGCAAGATCACTTCCCCAACCGTCTTGGCTGTCTGTTTGTTATTCGGCTTCCTCCAATGCTTCGTGTTATTGCTCAAACCTTTATTCAAGTAAGTCTATTACACTCTGATCTAGTCATGATTTTAATAGTTTCAAATTGGGCACTCAATTGCATCAGCAATGCTTTTTTTCATAAACATGCACATGTGTTGCCTTGTCAGGTTTTGAAACCTTATACCCGAGAGAAGTTGAGAATTGAAGGTGAGAGTTACCGGAAGATTCTCTCTGAGTACCTTGAGGCACTTCCATTATATCTTGGTGGCAAATGCCAGTGCAAAATATGTACAGATATGTGGCACCCTCGCACAAATGAAGTTATCAAGACAGAGCTGAGAGAAGATTTGCACGAGGGTCGGAATCCACTTCCAGCCCATCCAACTTATGAGAATGAGGTTGACATGGAAGATAACTGGGATCAGTTGGTGAGGACTGCCATATTTGGTCTCGTTATGGTATGGGTTTTCATAGCATTCCTTTCTTTATTCTTTGACCCCGAAAGCCgtccctttcccttttctcctaAGTGAGGTAAGACCAAAAGAGTGGACAAGCTTCTTTTTCTCCTCTATTTTCTTGGCACTTAGTTCTTCTCCAAAGTGTGTATGCTATAAGTTTTCCATGTCATATATTAGTTCTTCTCCATGTTGGTGTGGAGCTAACGGAAGACTTGGCACAAAAGCGTACataatgacgttctaggattcatataactGATCCCACTTAGTGAGATAAGGCTTGGTTGTTGTTTATCGTTGAGGGTCAACTTGCATTAATGTTCTTGTAGTCTTACCTGGATTTTCACCTCtccctatatttttttttcttgcatttttcGTGCTTGTAGTTTCGTTTAGTTCAATCCGTCAACTAAGTTGATTGTTCCATCCGGTTTTTTGCACGTCTTTGCATTTGAAAACCccaatttttatttgtttgttgttGCTTAAGACTTGAAGCACATTGTTTAAGATTATAATCTATTTTCAGTTTTGATTCTCATGCTCAAAACTTTCTTAGGAGAGTTTTAAAATCAAGTTAGAGTTGTCatgcatgttttttttattcatttttagaTACCCTTGGAATGTCATATGATGGTCATTTTAGTGTTTCTTTGCAAAATTGTACttctctattttcttcactacaaatgaatgtcttaatgattttgaatttgtctaatttttttgcAAATATAATCTATAAATGATGAATTAAAATATAGACAGTTCAGatccttaaaaaataaaattacaaaacaagcCCTACAAAAATGGGTGTTAAAATATGTGTCAAAAATAGGTCTCCCTGGATTGTAATCCATAGGTTTTTATGTCGTCGTACAAGTCATCTAAAATTGTTGCACACACAATGAGAAGGATAATCATGaactaataaaattaaaaaccggTGGTGGTAAAGAGCGAATTACGAGTCTTCCtttaaactaaaaactaaaggTATTGGGTTTGAAACATGTTGCTGGTGTGGAAGTTAGACTTGTGGTTAGGAAGAGGTTGAAATGTTTTTGTAAGTCTTCTCGACCCCTGAAAGAAGTGGATAACCGTAGATCCGTGGCATGTCATCAGTTATCAAAGTTCAACTATTACAGACTACGGCTTGAAAATTATGTGTTACAGTTGGCAAAAGTGATAATCCATctttcaaagaagaaaaaatgtgaCGTCAGTAATATTTGATTCATTCAATCAGCACCACGAAATAATACCGTAGTAGATTTAATCATACCTTTCCTTCAATGAAAAGCAGCTGGTCAGTAGTTAATGGGTGCTTCTGTGGGAACCCTTCTTTGTACTATACGAGCACGTCCTTTGTCACCCTCCTCCAACTGCGCTTACGGCTCTACCCCAATTTAACTTGCTCTGGACCCCGGTCTTTCCCTTTCATTAATTCCGTTACCTAAGCCTTGTTTTCTTGTAAGTATTTTTTAGTAATAGCAGCAATTTTAATAATTAACAGATGTCCTCGTTGGCCACATTCAAGTTTCGACTTTTCTCACTAAATAAGCCTATCAATCCTCAAAAAATTTTAAGGCATCAAATACCTTATTGTTCCAAGCTTTAAAATTCCCAAATTATGTATCATTCGATGGACTAGTTAGGGTGCCAACGGAATGAAACTACAAGGTAAAAAAGAAAGTTGGAGTAAACTACAAGGACTATTAGGGCAATTTTAGCCTATTTTTAAGACTAAAGagtgcattttttttcttgtttttgcttCTTCCCTGTTGAAGTGCTATTTCTTGTTTAGCACTGATGTTCTTGAATCTTGGCTGAAGTGTCGTTGAATAGGGTTCCGAAAAGAAGCCGAACCAGTACGTATAATCAAACTGCGATTGCATAATTTGCATCCTGTTAAATGTTGGTGTTTGTTAATTCATCGTAAGGATCCGATCAGCAGACTATATCCCCCTTTGTGAGGGGGCACCCCTTCTCCCGAAGTTATTGGGCTATTTTCCCGAGTTCCTTAGAGAGAGTTAACATACAAAGCAAAGAATTTACTTGTTACTAATATAGCCTAGCCTCTGTTCTTCTTTAGATTCCTTGTTTCACTCCGATAGTATCATAAATAGAACTTTATTTTATGGATAAAGGATCTAATTGATAAAAGAAGCACCGTAAAGATCAATTCGCGAGGTTTTGGTCCGATACAATAAGAACTGCTTGCTTATGTCATGATATGAGATAACAGTTAGGAATCCACTTATGTAATAGAGTTGATCCCCTAAGGTATTAAGTAGCGGTAAGAAAGAAGAActcatcttctttctttttttattaccTTCCTCGCTTATGTATAAGACCGAATCCATTTGATTTCTAAAAAGGATTACTAATCCTTTAACTTTTTAAAGAATCCTTGTGGCTGTGAATGACTCTCAAAAAGGATCAGCTCGATCATTTCCGTTTAAAGTTATTTTAGGTGACCGAATAAACATGCATACGCTTGAAATTGAAGATGACTTTGTTTATTCCTTTCCAGTTTCCCATTGCCATGCTTGGAAAGTTCTGTTTCTTTCCACTTTTTGCAGCAAACCTTGGGACGACGACCTTTCAGATCCTGAACAGGTGGGATGGCTAACGTAGGCAAAAAAGGAACTGATAAATACAGAACGCAAATATTTTTTGGCATTATCTTGATCatgacattcacctctcccagactcTGCATAAAGTGGGAGCCTTGTGTGTTGAACAAAAAGAGTATACAAGATAACTCTAATTattccaagaagaagaaaataaagcacACTCTAAAGAAAGCTCACAAAAAACACTAATTAGCAAAGCTTTTCTTATTTAGCACTtagctttgtttttcctttggaTGATTTACAAGGCTTGGGGACTTGGGTATTTAtagcaaaccaaatgaaagctaCTTAATTAAACTAAGATTATTTACTACCACACAAAACACATTAATTGCACCTAATTATTTTTTCCACACAACCATACCTAACATTGCCTAACATTGCCTAACTTTGACATTGACTAACATTGCCTAACATTGCCTAACTTTAACATTGATTCTTAAcattgtgcactgggtacgacatttttttattatcttgaTCGTGACCATATGCATGATCCTTTATGCTTTTGGAAAAAGCCATATTCATCTATTAACTTTGGTAAATGGCCGATGACCTTGTGGGTGCATGTAATGTTAAAATTATCTTCGGTCGTTCACGTGCGCTAAAGTGATTGTGAGCATGAAACGCATTAAGCTTGAGTGACTTGGATCGATTAACGGCGCACAGTTACTCATGTATACACGAACTTACTGATGTACAGACGTACAGTATGTGGGCAACTGCACATAtagcatgcatgaattagaaCATTTTGCAGCTTCAATGTGCTTCATCTCTTTCCGAAAATTAATTAGGTCACGCATGGTGTGCATAAGAATCTGCAACTTTGCTTTTTTGTCTAATAAGCTGTAATATTATATTTCATAAGAATGTATATTTTGGTCAGCATTCCCCGCTTCTCAAACGTGACCCTTGCCGCCTGGGAAGGACGAAAATTAGGAACCAATGCTGTTCTGAGTGGAAACTAGGGAAACCCCACTTCGATTCTATTTTAATCTTTGTATATAGCCACTGTTTGTTAGCTTTATTCCTCAGATTTAGTGCTCTGGTTCTTCAAATTGCAAGACAAAGGAATTTTCACTGGATTTGTGGCTGTGGATTTTTGCTCAAGCCAAAGCATATACTCAGTATTGAACTTTTGTCCTTcattaggaaatattgcaaAGCCAAAGGGATGGAAAAAATCAGTTGAAAGCAGTGAAAGATTATAATTACTTATTCCTAAGCCTGGAAACTTCTATCAACAAGAGTTATTTGATTCACTGACGGAATATGATCTTATTATGTGTTTTTGCATAACTATATATATTGGTAATATGTAAAAGGCGTCTCCAAAGTGTAACGGGACGCGAAGATTGCACATTCatatttgatggttggagggatAAGATTATCATATCATCTTATCATTAGTCTGATAAAAACAATGTTCAGCATTCTACTCTATAGTCACATGCAATTTTGAAGCTGGTGCACtcaagagagaaaagaagacaAACTCTAACCACACGAGTCGGCTCCAGAATGTAATGGGACATGAAGATTGTACATTCACATTTGACGGTTGGAGGATAAGATTATAACATTATATGTCATCATCTAGTGTGATAGAAAAAGCTTTTAGCATTTCACGATCTATATATATTCACAAGCAACTCTGAAATTGGtgtacacaaaaaaaaaaaaaaaaactctaaatCACACGAGTCGGCCTCACAACTTGTGTAATAGTTGATAGCCTGTAAATCTCTAATTAACACTTTCTCCCTCCCTCAATCATCCCACCAACCAAACTTCGGTAGCACCATCGACATTACTAGTGAACACCTAATATTAGCATCACATCAACCCATTCACCAGATTGGTAGGTCCCCATTGGAGCCTTTCGCATATGGTTCCTAATACCAATTTTGCCTTTCCCCTAACATATAACTTCAGTCTCTCCCCAAACCTCAACACCATCATACTATAAATTAATCCATCACCAAAACCCCCACAGACAGCTAGGTACGTAGAAGCTTCTAGCTAGTGCAAAACGAAACGATATGCCGACTTTTCTTGACCACACCAACCAAGCCCGAGCCATGTGGCTAACATGCCTAGCCTCTGCATTCCgtacatgtcttgcttgcaccATAGTTGCGCTAACCACCCTCTATGGCCCGCAATCTCTCCGACGCCAAGTAACCTTCCCGGCATTCTCTTATGTCACAGTCCTTCTCATAGCTCCTGATGCAACTCTAGGGCACACACTTTGTGGCTTTCGGCTCGGGCTCTATGCCACGGCACAAACCATTGGCCCGGCCATGTTGAGTCTGTGGCTGATTGGGCCGGCCCAGCTTTCGACCAGCACGACCGCTGTGGCGGTGGGTCTTGCGGCATTCGTGGTGGCTCTGCCGGAGTTTACTCACTTGGTGACCAAACGCATAGCACTTGGGCAGATTGTGATTATGTATGTCATAGCTTGCATAAATGGGGGCCATACAGATGCTATCATGCACCCTGTCCATGTGGCAGCAAGTACTGGAGTTGGGGTATTGGCTTGTGTTTTGGCTTTGTTGATTCCCTTCCCACGCCTTGCTTCTCGAGAGGTACTTTCAATTTACACACATACATGAAGCCATTATGCACTCTAAAatttaagattttttatttaaaactgCGACCCAATTAAGTGCAGAATAACAAACTGAAAGTGTAACTGATCGAGATTACTTACATTTTATTGTGTAAATTAAATATTCAATGTGTTTGAATATATTTTGCAGGTTAAACAAAACTTAAAGCTACTTGCCAAGAATGCTTCAGAAATGCTCAAGATCTTTGTAAATGCGTTTTGCGCAGAAGATAGCACATCGGCACTTGCATCAATTTCTCAAGCAAATTTCCTGGCTTCCACGGCAACCAAGCTTTTCCAAACTATCAAAAGCCACCAAGTAAGTAAACTTTATGCATTAATTACAAAATAACAATATATGCATGATGAATTAATTATGTGTACATAATTTATAACATGATTCAACAAAACTATTTGGACCATGTTCTCGTACTATATATATCGTGTACAGGGACGAAGCCAGAACTTTGTGTGAATGGGGGCATCCTCAAACAACAAAGCCAGAACTTCTGCAGAACCAGGTCGGAGAGCAAAACCAGATCAGTTCAGTGGGGGCTCTGCTGCTGCAAACCCAGCTCAATTTGAGCAGCATCCCAGCGTCAGAAAAATCTCAGTGGGGGCATCCGCCCCCCCTAGGCCCATGGTGGCTCCGTCCTTGATCGTgtattgataggatttttaggtACCTGCTCAAAGCGgttaaaatcacacaaaatacttGTAAGAGAATAAGgtagttgtagtataaacggctcAAGTAATGTCATTTTCCGCATGGATTATTCAAAACAATTTATGCAAAACCAaaatcttagttaattattagaaaacaaaaataggaaaaagttgattttggatttaagaataataaaaacgaattttaataaaagtaaTTTAGGAAAAACAACTAATAACCAATtaagaagaaaacaaataaaaaagaaaaggttttgAGAAATAAATTTGGAAGAGCACTAGGTTCCGTCATCCCTTTAACAATTTTATGTAGATTTactcagtgttctaaaaaacggcCTAGGCAGCGCCTAGGAGCTCCACGGCTGGTTGTCGTTCCGATTAAGGCCTAATTGGTAGAAAAATCGGATCACCCACTAGCCGGCGTTAGGCGGGACACTAGGCGGGACAAGGCGGCGTTGGGAGGCAGCAGATCAACTAAGTTTTTGGAGCTGCACCATTTCATCTTCTCTGCCATCTGGGTAAAAAAAGGTTGTGCAGgtcaaagagaagaagaagacaatGAATAGTAACCTTTTAAAATAACCTAAGGTTAAACGACGTCGTCGGTTTGTTTTTTTATGTGGGAATTTAATGGGCTTCCGCACACTTTAATGGGCTTGTCCACCCAAATACTAAAGTCCAAAATAAACCTAGTCAATCTGTTAATGAGAGTTGTCAATTAATTGTTTATTATACTACCTATTAATTAAAGAACATTCTTTgtgaaagaaaaactaatgaaaatggaagtatagtttttttatgagtaaatatgtacatatttataatactaaatttacttaaatccgcttaGCCGCCTAGGACTAGACCCCAATCCACCGTCCAACTAGcgcctaacgttttttagaacctttacttatgaattatccatgcaactttgaaggttatgATTTCCTAAAATATATCCTTTTTGTGGTCAAGCTAtaacgtatatcaaacatgcaatttGTCTATAgcattcagatcaaatataaacatgcatgacttattatgctttgtgaaaaccctttgaaaaaccatgcaacccctaagatGTGGCATTCGCCCTAGGTGAAATTACAagtatcaatcacaagaagcaatactcaatcctcTGGTGGCATTCCGATTGAATTGCATCCGATTACTagtctaaacatcctaatggttgCGAATCATTAAGACACAAAGATAGTTTAAACATAGTggttaataattcaaagtatgcatgcataatatcataagcaattaaataaaaactatatagtcatgctaaggctcaaggcatcgtcctagcaaaagaaaattagttttgcatattcataattaaaatcaacataattgtattgaactagaaaaagattgaaaacaccttgtaGAATAAAGTTTGAAAATCTCTAAGCTTTAGCCAAATTCTTCTCCTCAATATTGCGTAAGAGAAAACCCTAAAGCCGGCCAAAAAAACTTATTTATACTCTAATTAAAACCTCCtagtaaaaggtcttagaatgaaactaggaaacctaataaattgaaataaattagGAAATATAATCCTAAATTAACTTAATAAATTCGCTCAAAATTCcgcacagccacgttttggacccatatcagctccaaaactggcccaaaatAGCTGGATTTAAAGTTTGGACTATTCTGATCACTTCTCCAAAAGCCTaagaacccatccgaggtcatcttgctCTCCAAAACTtgcatttaagcccaaaaacgtaaCTTTTCAGCAACGCGCACAGCTTCTTTATTTAATcgtcagaaaataaccgcttggtagaaGTTGCTGAAATTTTGACACAAACAAGCTAAGGAACACACGAACGTCATacaatttgaatcactccaaaattcgtccatttgattCTGTTTTGCTAGGGAAGAATTCGaatgtcctatattgaaaaaataaagagaagtatcaaaattctaccaaaataattaccaaattatactaagaatagggtaaaatatataatataatatattttaccTCTTTTACTAATCATGTATCATTAATCAATTAGATTTCACTTCCTTAAACAAGTGAATCTCACCTCTTTTACTAAAGAAGTACGCAGTTTACGTAACAGCTACTCAATAAAACTACTTTATAAACCGGACTCTCATTTCAGGCGCGCTGATCAAACTGAACTATGTTTTTCTTTCGTGCAGGAAAGCATGAAGTGGGAGAGAGTTCCGCTGAAGTTATTTTCGAGACGCGGCTATGTAAACCCAGGAGATAGATTGCAGGGCTTAGAGATACCCTTTAGAGGAATGGAAATGGCATTAACCTGTATTCCTTCATTTCCAGTTAAGGTGGTGAATGGAGAACTCAGTAAAGATGCTCTACTTAGACTAGTAGAGCATAACATGAGCCTAAACTTAAGCACGCCTTTTTGTTCAATAACTGTTCCTGAATCAAAAGCAGAAAATGTTAGTTTCCTCCAAACACTTCAAAACATCCCACAAATCCACCAAGATTTACCcccaattttctttttgttttgcatCAATCTCCTCCAAGGCAAGTTATTATCCAGAAGTAAGACTGTACAGGAAAAATTTTTGGTTCACCAGAATGGAGGAGCAACTAATTCGTCCAAACAAAATGGATTGTATTTCAAGATATGGAGTAACTTGTCCACCAAGGTAAGCAGCAAAAGGCTTATGTCAGCTTTCAAATGTTCACTCTCCTTGGGTCTTGCCGTGTTTTTCGGTTTGATATACAGCAAAGATGATGGCTACTGGGCAGGACTCCCAGTAGCAATCAGTTTTGCATCAACCAGAGAAGCAACATTTAAAGTTTCAAATGTTAAAGTACAAGGGACTGTTTTAGGAACTGTATATGGAGTTTTGGGTTGGTTTCTCTTCCAAAGGTTTTTGTCAATGAGACTTTTATCTCTGATTCCTTGGTTCAttttcaccaattttctccagcGTAGCCGAATGTACGGCCAGGCAGGAGGCATTTCAGCGGTAATTGGAGCTGTACTAGTTTTGGGGAGAACAAACTTTGGTCCTCCAAGTGAATTTGCCATAGCCAGAATCACAGAAACCTTCATCGGATTATCTAGTTCTATTATCGTTCACCTAATCTTGCAACCCAAAAGAGCTTCTGCTCTTGCAAAAGTTCAACTCTCTAGGACTCTTGGGACATTGCAGGAGTGCATCAACTCGGTGAGTCTTCAATCAGGAAGAGCCAATTTGGAAGATAATCAAAAGAGACTGAAAATGCATACTGAAGAACTTGGGCAGTTGATTGGAGAAGCTGAGGGGGAGCCCAATTTCTGGTTTTTGCCTTTTCATAGTGCTTGCTATGGAAAACTCTTGAGGTCTTTCTCCAGAATGATGGACTTGCTAGTTTTAAGTGCTCATGCAGTTGGAATTCttgaagaaaattcacaaacaCTTGAGGCTTCATGGAAGGAAATTGTACATACATTGGAATGTGATCTTGAACATTTCAAGAAAATGGTTGGAAGTTTGATGACATGCTTCGAGGAGATCACCTTGATAAAATCAATCGCAGTTCTTGATCAAAAGAGTAACATATCTCCTGACCACGAGTTGGGAAAATCTCGAACACCGAATATTTTTAGGGCTTGTAGTTCAGAGATGGATAAGATTATGAGTTCTTATCTCCAACACTCGGAGGAAGTCGTTGATAAAATTGATGCTAAAAGTGAGGAGCTCAAGAGCCAAATGGTTTTGTGTTTAAGTGGTTTAGGATTCTGCATAAGTAGTTTAATAagagaaacaagagagattGAAGAGGGAATCAAGGAACTTGTTCAATGGGAGAATCCTTCTTCCCACATTAATTTGTACGAAATCTCTTGTAAGTTGCATGATAATCAGaaataatgtacccatataggcatgcaaaattatatataaagaAAGAACTGACAAAAATATGTAAGGACTGATTACTCGCTCATGAAAATTGTAAGGATCAGCAACGTGCATTGCttttttgtaatttgtttggttGAATTAATTACTCGCCCATGAAAATTGTAAGGAATGTGAGTGTGATTCATATTTATGTGTTTACtaacaataaaatgaatgaaaaagtACGTAAGTTTCCTTGATTTTAGATATGGCACACTTGAAAAATGAAGGTACGAGATAATCGAGAGGTTTCTCATCTCATTCATTTTCATATCCATTCGTTTAATGAAGTGTATTAGTGTTTGAGGAGATTGCCAATATACAATCATATAAATTTAACCGTCTAGTGTATCAATGCATCCCATTGAATTTTAGGCTCCTATTATTTAGTACATCAGCagcaacaacaaagtcttattccACCAAGTGAAGTAGGTTGTATGAATCTTAAAACTTCATTGCAGTCACTTTTGCGCCAAGACTTCTATCAGCTTTGAGTACTCCATGTATTTTGATAATGTCTCTTCctaagtcttcctaggtcttcctctaccatTTTTGCCCCGAGCCTTTATCTCATAATTGTATGTTCTAACTGGAGCATCTGTAGGTCTTCATTTCACATATCCAAACTACCTTAATCGATTTTAtttcatcttatcttcaattgcggTCATCTCTATTCTACCTCGAATATTCTCGTTCTTAATCATGTCATTTTTCGTATGATCACATATCCAACGAAGTATTCTCAATTGCAACCCATATTATTCAGTAAGTTAGGTAATTACAAGTCTATCACCTtgaattttgtatttatttacaaTAACTCCACCCCATTTTGAGAaagaatttaaatgaaaataaaaacaaatacgAACATTTTCTACTAGAATTTTCTCCTAAAATCAGAATACTAATCATATTTGCTTTGTCAATCTGTTTATCATTTATGATGGAGTGTCATTAATTTCAACCCAAATTACACAGAAATTCAAAATCCTAATGCT
This window of the Malus domestica chromosome 03, GDT2T_hap1 genome carries:
- the LOC114823923 gene encoding uncharacterized protein isoform X2, translating into MPTFLDHTNQARAMWLTCLASAFRTCLACTIVALTTLYGPQSLRRQVTFPAFSYVTVLLIAPDATLGHTLCGFRLGLYATAQTIGPAMLSLWLIGPAQLSTSTTAVAVGLAAFVVALPEFTHLVTKRIALGQIVIMYVIACINGGHTDAIMHPVHVAASTGVGVLACVLALLIPFPRLASREVKQNLKLLAKNASEMLKIFVNAFCAEDSTSALASISQANFLASTATKLFQTIKSHQESMKWERVPLKLFSRRGYVNPGDRLQGLEIPFRGMEMALTCIPSFPVKVVNGELSKDALLRLVEHNMSLNLSTPFCSITVPESKAENVSFLQTLQNIPQIHQDLPPIFFLFCINLLQGKLLSRSKTVQEKFLVHQNGGATNSSKQNGLYFKIWSNLSTKRSRMYGQAGGISAVIGAVLVLGRTNFGPPSEFAIARITETFIGLSSSIIVHLILQPKRASALAKVQLSRTLGTLQECINSVSLQSGRANLEDNQKRLKMHTEELGQLIGEAEGEPNFWFLPFHSACYGKLLRSFSRMMDLLVLSAHAVGILEENSQTLEASWKEIVHTLECDLEHFKKMVGSLMTCFEEITLIKSIAVLDQKSNISPDHELGKSRTPNIFRACSSEMDKIMSSYLQHSEEVVDKIDAKSEELKSQMVLCLSGLGFCISSLIRETREIEEGIKELVQWENPSSHINLYEISCKLHDNQK
- the LOC114823923 gene encoding uncharacterized protein isoform X1, producing the protein MPTFLDHTNQARAMWLTCLASAFRTCLACTIVALTTLYGPQSLRRQVTFPAFSYVTVLLIAPDATLGHTLCGFRLGLYATAQTIGPAMLSLWLIGPAQLSTSTTAVAVGLAAFVVALPEFTHLVTKRIALGQIVIMYVIACINGGHTDAIMHPVHVAASTGVGVLACVLALLIPFPRLASREVKQNLKLLAKNASEMLKIFVNAFCAEDSTSALASISQANFLASTATKLFQTIKSHQESMKWERVPLKLFSRRGYVNPGDRLQGLEIPFRGMEMALTCIPSFPVKVVNGELSKDALLRLVEHNMSLNLSTPFCSITVPESKAENVSFLQTLQNIPQIHQDLPPIFFLFCINLLQGKLLSRSKTVQEKFLVHQNGGATNSSKQNGLYFKIWSNLSTKVSSKRLMSAFKCSLSLGLAVFFGLIYSKDDGYWAGLPVAISFASTREATFKVSNVKVQGTVLGTVYGVLGWFLFQRFLSMRLLSLIPWFIFTNFLQRSRMYGQAGGISAVIGAVLVLGRTNFGPPSEFAIARITETFIGLSSSIIVHLILQPKRASALAKVQLSRTLGTLQECINSVSLQSGRANLEDNQKRLKMHTEELGQLIGEAEGEPNFWFLPFHSACYGKLLRSFSRMMDLLVLSAHAVGILEENSQTLEASWKEIVHTLECDLEHFKKMVGSLMTCFEEITLIKSIAVLDQKSNISPDHELGKSRTPNIFRACSSEMDKIMSSYLQHSEEVVDKIDAKSEELKSQMVLCLSGLGFCISSLIRETREIEEGIKELVQWENPSSHINLYEISCKLHDNQK